In the genome of Phycodurus eques isolate BA_2022a chromosome 11, UOR_Pequ_1.1, whole genome shotgun sequence, the window CAGTTCTGACAGACtcacaatttcacattttttattactaTGAGTCTTTTGAAGTTTAGAAGAGCTATGATCCATTATGCTGAGAGCTGTTACTAATAGGTTCTACAAAAGGAGCAAAATGGCTCTCAGCGCAACCACAAAACTACATCTAGTGTATTGTTAAATTACTATCTGTGACTGTCAACCAGAACTAAACACTATAATCACTGTAAAGGCcgacttttttgtttgtggcAAAATAATGTGTCAAGTGAGTGTAAATTTGGTTGAAAATTGCATTATCTAgccaaatgattaaaaatgtatcaaaaCGATGCAAAACCTTGAAAATTAACTGTAAAGTTGCCCTAGATCAGTGACTCTGAACCAATGTGTTTGGACATGTATACTGTATTAGTGTGTAGTGTCACTTAATTGGTCctaaaagtattatttccaaAAAGTAATGTATCtgtttatctatctatgccagtggtTTATAGTGAcaggaaaaacaattaaatgctgttCCTCGATAGCAAAAGATACAATTAATCTCTATATCTACCTTTTGCCATGCATACAACAgaaaatactgaacaaaaatataaatgcaaatcTTGTTTGTGCCCTGAATTTTTATTACGAGCTGAAGTCAAAGATCTAGGATTATTTCTGTGGACAAAAAAGGCCCCTCACTTTCAAATATAGTTCACAAATATGTCTGTGTAAATGAACACTTCTCCTTTGCAGAGATAATTCATCCACCTCACAGTATAGCTTTATTTAACTAAACATACCCAGCTTTTACACAGAGTAAAGTAAACGAGTGACAAGAGGATTCATTATACAGTAAGTTTTGTGACAAGTTTAGTGGTGCGCCGTGAGATGttcacaatgtaaaatatgtacggTTGACACTGCCTTCGATAGTCACGTCTCTGTGTTCCGTTCAACTGGAAATTCAATTAGAGGACATACACAATAGCAAAACAGCATTCTTGTCGTTACAAGTAGCTGACTGCAGCTAAAAGCTAGTCGAGGTTCACCTGGAACTTCTCAGTGGCTAGCGGGTCGTCGGGGGCCCGGTCCGGGTGGACCTTTAGCGACACTTTGTAGTAGCTCCTGCGAATCTCCGCTTCGTTCGCCTCCTTGTTGATGCCCAGCACCTCGTATAGGCTCGCCGTATTAAACAGCTCCTGGCACCGATCGAGCAACCCCATCCTGCCGCCGCTTTGCCCgacctttttattttgatgttgcTTGTGAGTTTTGGCGCGCTGTACTGTCACACACGTCCGTATATGCACGAACGCGTTGACGTCATACTCAAACGTATTATACTATTGGTTAGAGTGACGCATGACGTAACATCGCCGCGACAAACCCTGTTGTGACAGATTGTTGTGAGATAAACTGAAAACGTCATAATAGCAAAAATTGTTCGTTTCTTAACATTTATAAATGTCATATATCGCTTTTAGATAACCGGTActaattatgtttttgtaaccaATGTATATCTGCTGGGATGTTTATGTTATAGATATAATTTATTAATtctccaaaatgaaaataatacaagGCAAAGCAGGCATGCCATATTACTatccaccatccattttctgagccgcttatcctcacaagggtcgcgggagtgttggagcctatcccagctttcatcgggcaggaggtggggtacaccctgaactggtcgccagctaatcgcagggtgcatacaaacaaacaaccattcacactcacattcacacctatgggcaatttagagtcttcaattaacctaccacgcatgtttttgggatgtgggaggaagccacagtgcccggagaaaacccacgcaggcacggggagaacatgcaaactccacacaggcggggtcgggggattgaaccccggtcctcagaactctctaacaagtcgtccaccatgccaccgCCATATtactaataatattaaaaacaattactcAACATAGCATGTCGTTTTTATAAAATAGAATCAAAGTGGTATATTAGCCTGACTTCAGTAGCCTACAGGCAGTGTGTTGGGTTTTTCACtcattgtgagtgtgaatgagaCCCCGTCCGCATGGATACATTTCAGTgtatctgaaaagtatttttttattattattattattttaatcgtTTCTGCATTTCATCCACACGGAGCCGCCGTTTTGGGAAGCCGAATctgataattttttaaaaaacagctcCCAGAGTGCATAAATCTCAAAACACTACCCTCCCGTTTCCGTGTGTACGACACATACACGTTTTCCTGAAACAATAACACGGTTGCGCCAGTTATCACGTGACCATGCGTTAAGACTGCCACCATTAACAACAACGATGGTGCATTACATGTGTTGCATTCGTGCTGCAGAAACTCCTGAGAATAATGTATCTTTTCCAGCAAAAACAAATCTCCACAAAAGTCCAGTCCACACAAATGTCTCCTTTATTCGTCGCTATGCATTCACCACCATTAGTGTGAGTTTGTTTGCATCGTGAGGCTccttattcactgtttttggtTACTTTCCGTGGCAGCGAGCAAAGGGTGTATTCCAACTGCAAgggtatcacactcctcagccacCCTGGTAAGATCTTCTTGGGGGTGCTAGAGAGGGGGTTTGGTCTGGCAGTCAATCTCAGATTCATgagaagcagtgtggttttggtcctggctgtggaatagtggaccagctctataaCCTCAGCAGGTTGTTCATTTCAAAGtggattcaaacaaaacaaaatgtgtggctccttattatttttcaccatcACCAAAACGTATTGATTCCAAGTTACTGGGCCTTTTCCGTCAAAACATACTAAATGGTCAAcagactgcacttatatagcgcttaaTCTCGACCATCACACTGCccatgggcgactgctgccatgcaggGCGCTTCCaggcaaattagggttcagtgtcttgcccaaggacgcTTCGACACGCAGACAGTCAAagcagggattcaaaccagtgacccatcggtcactggacgacatGCTCTACCTACTGCGCCACAGCCGCCCCAATACTAGTGAAGTGAGATCATAGACAGAAAACTAATGAGGCTGCAACTGTATGTCATGATATTGCTTGAAAGATCATGGTACTTACCTGGCATCGCACAATAATGTGACGTTTTCTATCCTGCTCACAGCCACTTGGGGGCATAGTTCCATGGTATCTGGGTATTGCTGATAGGAAAAGCAATTATTATATATGTCTTAATAATACACTGTCTTAGCATAGGTTTCAAATCAATTCCATCAAATCTAATTCTAATAGACCAtttcatgtttgtaaacaaaatgCATCAGGATACTTTTGGGTGGTAGCAAGTGGTTGACTACCACTGTgctacaatgacaaaaacttttGTTTGGAGTTTCAGCCCCAGATATACCCCAAAAgatttagtattatttttaaaaatgtccttCCATATaataatttagcaaaacatCATGCCCAGCCTGTTAGCTAACCTTGGCGCTAGTTTGAGCAGTGCGAATGCATTCAATCGATTTCACCGTCAAAACAGCATTACAGTGCCAATACTGTAAGCAACAGAACAGTGAAGTAATGAGTCAGTCCCTCAATAATCATGTTGCCTAGGTCTGAATGTCCACCACGTCTATTTGTGAATCAatttacctgttgaaatgtaaattacagttGGCATTGTGTCTCCATTGGAAGAACTGTAAGAAAGAAGATGTTATATGAGGTACAGTTCTTACCTCGTTTTTAGCTGACACTTTGCACATTCACgctaaagcggtacagaagactaaagtcatcattcaagccattttctTGTCAATCAGTCTGGCtatgtcaaattatttttttagtggTGCTTTGGAGAACGCTCAGGCTTTTGTCGCTTGGAGGTATGAGTTGTTATGGTGAAAAGTTCTATTGTGATTTATAGTCAAGCACGTAGAGGTACCTCAGTATTTATTGGTGCATTTGAAGCAGCACAAGAATACATCAAAGACAATGAGGCTATagtcacaatttttttcttttttttttcttcactgcttCATgcgaaaaacacaacacaaagatACATATTTTTGACTTTGAACTTAGCATCTGTAGATTGCACTCCAACTGCGCCTATACAATACGCAGCACcggaaatatacagtacaaatccCCCCAGTCCCCTGCTGCTCCCCCGGCCCCCCACACACATCTCTCAGATGTCATCCAATTATTGCCCCATCTGTTTCTGTTGCACGTTTGGCACACGGTCTCtgttgtttgtgcgtgtgtattcTGAAAACGCAAACCTCATCTGTTCTTTGTACTCACGCACAAAACGAGCACTTGGACCCCTCCCACATCATTATCATGATGGACGATGAGAAGAGATGTGAGCATTCTTTTGTAAGTACTGAATATGATTATTATGAATGTTTGCTGGTGTGCGGATTCATTTCGCATCCTCAAAAGAAGACAAGCGGCCAGTCAAACCATTGCTCCTCCAGAAGGTAATAAATACTTCCTTATTTCCAATGACAGTCAAATGGCTTCATTCTCATGGTCAGTCTTTACAGTTTAGTCCACAACCCTCCTGCAGGGGGCGGCATCTCAACACTCCTTCCTGGTCTTGACTATCTTGCTGGCATACTTGACAGGGATCCCCCAGCGTCTCATTAAATAGACATCAAACACATAAGTGGTCCCGGCCTCCAGGCTCCCAATCACAGCCGTGGTGACGGCCCGCCTCGGGTTCAGCTCCTGGAAATACTTGCAGAGAACCCTCTCGGTATCTGAGCGGGATTCCGGTCCCAGGCAGGATGCATCGAGGGCGTCCTCGCCATGTCGGCTCCTCAGCTTTCGCCGGTAGACACAGTAGAGGCTCCTTTCCTCTGTGCCCATCCAAGCTAGGGTGACGCTGTCGCACCCACGTAAGCGGTTGAAGGATTTCACTTGCAAGGTAGACGGAAGGGATGGGACGCCCTTTCGGTGGTAGGCGGACGAGGTCTGCATTTTGACCGAAGTCTTCAGAACCCCAGGTAAAGCAGTGGTGGAGCTCTTGCTCATAGCGGTTCCTTCCCTCTCCAAGTGGATGAGATAGACCTGGCTTCCGTGGAGCCAAATCTGCACCATGTCCTTCCCCACAGCCTCGGTGGTCAGAACACGACCTTTACTCGAGACGGTGATCTGGACTTTGCTGCCTCCACCGCAGTTCTGTGCGGTGAGGAGGCCGTTCTGCTGCGAGCCGTGGGGACGGAAGCTGAAGAACTTCTCTGATCTGGGGCCTCCGTCGTAGAAGGTGACCCACCTCAGCTCACCCTCCCTTAACGTGGTGATGGACGGCCCGGCCTCGCCGTGGGTCCAGGCAGCGGTCCCCTCGTAGGCCATGCTGGTCCCATTCAGTCGGTCCCTCACGAAGACGTCAAAGTAGTACTGTGTGTCAGGTAGGAGCTCGGACACAGTGCAGACGCTCTCAGTTCCCTCGCAGACACACTGGAGATCTCCATTGGAAGTTGGAGTCTGTTTCTCCAAGTCCACTTCCCACTGCTCCCACCACCACTCCTTTAGGATGGGCCATGCTGTCaccctcctcttcttctctgTCTTCTCTCGGGATTTATCTCTCTCCTCCCTGGCATTCTTTTGGGCCGCGCAAAGACTGTGAAAGTTGCGTTCAGAGTTGACCAGGACACAATAGTCATATTTGTCTTGAGCGGGACTGGCCAGCGAGGCGCTGGGAGCCCAGCTGAGAGTGACGCTCGTCATCCCCACACCCAACGTGTGTACTCTGGGGTCAGCCGGAATCAGAGGGAAGGCACCCGAGGGCCCCGGACCTTGGTGGAGGTACACTGTAGCTCTGCTGCTTTGTTGCTTTGAGTGCAGCCTCAGGATGTAGATGGATGCACGGGGGTATGCCGGACTGCTGTAGTTGTCCACTGCACTGCCAGAAAAAGTGTGTATTTTCTCCTCATTCCCAGGACCCCTCCACCACATCTCGGGCATGCTCTTTTTGGAACTCCCTTTGGGAAAAAAGAATGGTATTCAATATAGAGTAGCACATGAATTAAATTTAGTAGACAAATATGGTTATTTTTGTTACTTAACGAGATAATATTATGGAAACttgtttaaacattaacacATAATACAACACATTTGGGGATGTGTCCATtcaccacatacacacagtatagggtatgaagtgctgcctccataaGTAACAAAATCTGTACTCGCCAGTGTATGGGGCTTGGTGCACAGGCTCTATGAATGAAAAAAAGCCACTCCTAAAAATTGGTTAGTTTTTGTGAGACAGAAAACATGGGGTGTGTAAAGTGtcctataattcttgatccttggggtagtATGAAGAAAGCATGTCACATACATGTTGAACCGTATGATTTCTCccaatgaatgaagaaaaatatagcTAAGATTGAAAAACTGTTTCACTGAGCGCCACATAAAGAGCAAAATGATGAATGGtagaaaaataatttgtgttgCATATTCCAGCATGTTTACATATTCAAACAGATACCAAAAACTAACTTACAAGTTAAACTGTAGCCTATTTTTGTGCAACGCACAACCACTGAGAGGTTTGGAAAACACCGTTTCACTGTATTGACACATTTACTGGTTGCTTGGTTTCATCAAACTATGATGGAGTtggaaaaaataccaaaatcTTTCTAGTTGTTTCTGACCTATATTTACAGACAGATATCGGATGAATATTGAATATAAATCCAGTTTTTATAAAGAggaaacacaacagcaaataattgaacaaacgctaaaaaaaaatgtcaattcatttcaaagtgTGCAAACCTCAGTTGAATTATGTCACTGAtaaatgggggggaaaactCCGAGAAATCTCTCTACAAACCTTACAGAATCAAAGTGAATAATTTACACTGGCAATGGGGGACCTGCCAACAGAATCTGAATGATTCATGTGTTAttttatgatgtcatttttgttattttaccaTGTGGAG includes:
- the ndnfl gene encoding protein NDNF isoform X1, coding for MLSQWRRRACTTEETNQGAITDAVAEQSEETGKMALASLFQCLGTFLVMFWSVSWSPVHSASAPENEVTLRPNAWLSEGKITTMTLPKGRTRRLYFTLRKAPAMSVTVSPCDSPIEWSLSARTLKDKPLKSQQWSSKKSMPEMWWRGPGNEEKIHTFSGSAVDNYSSPAYPRASIYILRLHSKQQSSRATVYLHQGPGPSGAFPLIPADPRVHTLGVGMTSVTLSWAPSASLASPAQDKYDYCVLVNSERNFHSLCAAQKNAREERDKSREKTEKKRRVTAWPILKEWWWEQWEVDLEKQTPTSNGDLQCVCEGTESVCTVSELLPDTQYYFDVFVRDRLNGTSMAYEGTAAWTHGEAGPSITTLREGELRWVTFYDGGPRSEKFFSFRPHGSQQNGLLTAQNCGGGSKVQITVSSKGRVLTTEAVGKDMVQIWLHGSQVYLIHLEREGTAMSKSSTTALPGVLKTSVKMQTSSAYHRKGVPSLPSTLQVKSFNRLRGCDSVTLAWMGTEERSLYCVYRRKLRSRHGEDALDASCLGPESRSDTERVLCKYFQELNPRRAVTTAVIGSLEAGTTYVFDVYLMRRWGIPVKYASKIVKTRKEC
- the ndnfl gene encoding protein NDNF isoform X2, whose translation is MALASLFQCLGTFLVMFWSVSWSPVHSASAPENEVTLRPNAWLSEGKITTMTLPKGRTRRLYFTLRKAPAMSVTVSPCDSPIEWSLSARTLKDKPLKSQQWSSKKSMPEMWWRGPGNEEKIHTFSGSAVDNYSSPAYPRASIYILRLHSKQQSSRATVYLHQGPGPSGAFPLIPADPRVHTLGVGMTSVTLSWAPSASLASPAQDKYDYCVLVNSERNFHSLCAAQKNAREERDKSREKTEKKRRVTAWPILKEWWWEQWEVDLEKQTPTSNGDLQCVCEGTESVCTVSELLPDTQYYFDVFVRDRLNGTSMAYEGTAAWTHGEAGPSITTLREGELRWVTFYDGGPRSEKFFSFRPHGSQQNGLLTAQNCGGGSKVQITVSSKGRVLTTEAVGKDMVQIWLHGSQVYLIHLEREGTAMSKSSTTALPGVLKTSVKMQTSSAYHRKGVPSLPSTLQVKSFNRLRGCDSVTLAWMGTEERSLYCVYRRKLRSRHGEDALDASCLGPESRSDTERVLCKYFQELNPRRAVTTAVIGSLEAGTTYVFDVYLMRRWGIPVKYASKIVKTRKEC